The Bombus terrestris chromosome 16, iyBomTerr1.2, whole genome shotgun sequence genome includes a region encoding these proteins:
- the LOC100649608 gene encoding cytosolic 10-formyltetrahydrofolate dehydrogenase isoform X2 — translation MAMAQLKVAIIGQSPFAAEVYKLLKQNGHQITGVFTIPDKANREDPLATAANADNTPVFKIKSWRSKGMPLPEILEMYKGIEVDLNVLPFCSQFIPMEVINHPRHRSICYHPSILPRHRGASAISWTLIEGDDIAGFSIFWPDNGLDTGPILLQRSCKIKPNDTLDSLYKNYLYPEGIKAMAEAVDLVAKGTAPMIPQIEERATYDPMLKKKELQKIDWTKPAKKVHDFIRGLDSTPGAWTTIDGQEVRLFGSTLWTDDKLPEDRIALQVEDRLGYMHENGLLIKAIDNQFINVKRMKVGNKTIVANKFGQQSEKITLEFTEEEQKNVETLKSIWENILKTDVDEDTDFFACGAGSMDVVRLVEEVKDNLKVTLQNVDVFMAPVFIEFANMVILVARGISASKEIKYDAVEIQANNMVLKFPRQLFINGEFVNGSQEPLDTVNPHDESVICSVETASVEDVNKAVKAAKKAFEEGEWSKISARERGALLFKLADLMEEHKEELATIESIDSGAVYTLALKTHIGMSIETWRYFAGWCDKIQGSTIPITHARPNRNLTFTRKEPIGVCGLVTPWNYPLMMLSWKMAACLAAGNTVVMKPAQTSPLTALKFAELTIRAGFPPGVINIVPGSGTEAGAAICEHPLVRKLGFTGSTQVGQSVMSCCAKSNLKKVSLELGGKSPLVIFEDTDLQQAVKIGMSSVFFNKGENCIAAGRLFVEETIHDEFVKKVVEETKKISIGNPLDRSTAHGPQNHEAHMNKLLNYVKRGVQEGAKLVYGGKRLNRPGWYFEPTIFIDVKDDMYIANEESFGPIMVISKFSSKNMDEMIARANNTEYGLASGILTKDISKALKFAEKIEAGTVFINTYNKTDVAAPFGGFKMSGFGKDLGQEALNEYLKTKTVTIEY, via the exons aTGGCAATGGCACAACTGAAAGTGGCTATAATTGGCCAGAGCCCCTTCGCAGCCGAGGTCTACAAGCTCTTGAAGCAAAATGGTCATCAGATCACAGGAGTCTTCACCATTCCCGACAAGGCTAATCGGGAGGATCCTCTAG CGACGGCAGCAAATGCTGATAATACTCCAGTCTTCAAGATCAAGTCTTGGAGAAGCAAAGGCATGCCTTTGCCGGAAATTTTAGAAATGTATAAAGGAATCGAAGTCGACCTAAATGTTCTTCCATTCTGCAGTCAATTCATCCCCATGGAGGTCATCAATCATCCTCGTCATCGCAGCATATGCTACCATCCATCGATACTGCCGCGACATCGGGGAGCTAGTGCTATTAGTTG GACGTTGATAGAAGGAGATGATATTGCAGGATTCTCCATTTTCTGGCCGGACAATGGCCTTGATACAGGGCCAATTTTACTCCAGAGATCGTGCAAAATAAAGCCTAATGATACTCTGGACTCTTTGTACAAAAACTACCTGTATCCTGAAGGTATCAAGGCCATGGCGGAGGCTGTAGATCTTGTGGCCAAAGGAACCGCTCCAATGATCCCCCAAATAGAAGAAAGAGCCACTTATGATCCCATGTTGAAAAAAAAGGAACTTCAAAAAATAGACTGGACCAAACCTGCTAAGAAAGTTCATGACTTCATTCGTGGCTTGGATAGCACTCCAGGTGCGTGGACAACTATCGACGGCCAAGAAGTTCGTCTGTTTGGATCTACCTTGTGGACTGATGATAAATTACCTGAAGACAGGATTGCATTACAAGTAGAAGATAGGCTAGGCTACATGCACGAAAATGGACTGCTAATTAAGGCTATTGATAATCAATTTATCAACGTGAAGAGGATGAAGGTTGGGAATAAAACCATTGTCGCCAACAAATTCGGTCAACAGAGTGAAAAAATTACGCTCGAGTTCACCGAAGAAGAGCAGAAGAACGTAGAAACCTTAAAGAGTATTTGGGAGAATATCCTGAAGACGGATGTTGACGAGGATACTGACTTCTTTGCCTGCG GAGCAGGAAGTATGGACGTTGTGAGGCTGGTAGAGGAGGTCAAAGACAATCTGAAAGTGACTTTGCAGAATGTCGATGTCTTCATGGCTCCAGTGTTCATTGAGTTTGCTAACATGGTAATTCTTGTAGCTAGAGGTATCTCTGCTTCCAAAGAGATCAAGTATGATGCCGTGGAAATACAAGCAAACAACATGGTCTTGAAGTTTCCTAGACAATTGTTCATAAATGGAGAATTCGTGAATGGTAGTCAAGAGCCTTTAGACACGGTTAATCCTCATGATGAGAGTGTTATCTGTTCGGTTGAAACAGCTTCTGTGGAGGATGTGAACAAGGCAGTTAAAGCTGCCAAAAAGGCTTTTGAAGAAGGGGAATGGAGCAAGATTAGCGCCAGGGAGCGTGGAGCTCTTctttttaa ATTAGCAGATCTAATGGAGGAACATAAGGAAGAACTAGCTACCATTGAAAGTATAGACTCCGGTGCAGTATATACTTTGGCTCTGAAAACCCATATAGGAATGTCCATAGAGACCTGGAGGTACTTTGCTGGCTGGTGTGACAAAATCCAAGGCTCCACCATACCAATAACTCATGCCAGGCCAAATCGCAACTTAACATTCACGAGAAAGGAGCCCATTGGTGTCTGTGGTCTAGTTACTCCTTGGAATTACCCTCTCATGATGCTCTCCTGGAAAATGGCAGCTTGCCTGGCAGCAGGCAATACTGTAGTAATGAAACCAGCTCAAACTTCACCTTTAACAGCTTTGAAATTCGCAGAGCTAACTATAAGAGCTGGTTTCCCACCTGGAGTTATTAATATTGTACCAGGGAGTGGTACTGAAGCTGGAGCCGCTATCTGTGAACATCCTTTGGTCAGAAAACTAGGCTTCACTGGGTCTACACAGGTTGGACAGTCCGTAATGAGCTGTTGTGCTAAAAGTAACTTGAAAAAAGTATCTTTAGAACTAGGTGGAAAGAGTCCTCTAGTTATCTTTGAAGATACTGATCTTCAACAGGCAGTTAAAATTGGAATGAGCAGTGTGTTTTTCAACAAGGGAGAAAATTGTATAGCTGCTG GTCGGCTATTTGTGGAAGAGACAATTCATGACGAATTTGTGAAGAAGGTAGTGGAGGAGACTAAGAAGATCTCCATAGGAAATCCTCTAGATAGAAGCACCGCCCATGGACCACAGAATCACGAAGCACATATGAATAAGCTTTTAAACTATGTGAAACGTGGAGTTCAAGAAGGAGCTAAACTAGTTTATGGTGGAAAGAGATTAAACCGCCCAGGCTGGTATTTTGAGCCAACTATCTTCATAGATGTCAAGGACGACATGTACATAGCAAACGAAGAATCTTTCGGTCCTATCATGGTGATCTCCAAGTTCAGCTCGAAGAACATGGATGAAATGATTGCTAGGGCCAATAATACAGAGTACGGATTGGCTTCAGGTATCTTAACAAAGGATATCAGCAAGGCTCTAAAATTTGCTGAGAAAATAGAAGCTGGGACAGTGTTTATCAATACATATAATAAGACAGATGTGGCTGCACCTTTTGGTGGTTTCAAAATGTCTGGTTTTGGCAAGGACCTGGGTCAAGAAGCTTTGAACGAATACTTAAAAACGAAGACCGTTACTATAGAATATTAG
- the LOC100649608 gene encoding cytosolic 10-formyltetrahydrofolate dehydrogenase isoform X1, which produces MLFLKNFLSIRSYVVNAMAMAQLKVAIIGQSPFAAEVYKLLKQNGHQITGVFTIPDKANREDPLATAANADNTPVFKIKSWRSKGMPLPEILEMYKGIEVDLNVLPFCSQFIPMEVINHPRHRSICYHPSILPRHRGASAISWTLIEGDDIAGFSIFWPDNGLDTGPILLQRSCKIKPNDTLDSLYKNYLYPEGIKAMAEAVDLVAKGTAPMIPQIEERATYDPMLKKKELQKIDWTKPAKKVHDFIRGLDSTPGAWTTIDGQEVRLFGSTLWTDDKLPEDRIALQVEDRLGYMHENGLLIKAIDNQFINVKRMKVGNKTIVANKFGQQSEKITLEFTEEEQKNVETLKSIWENILKTDVDEDTDFFACGAGSMDVVRLVEEVKDNLKVTLQNVDVFMAPVFIEFANMVILVARGISASKEIKYDAVEIQANNMVLKFPRQLFINGEFVNGSQEPLDTVNPHDESVICSVETASVEDVNKAVKAAKKAFEEGEWSKISARERGALLFKLADLMEEHKEELATIESIDSGAVYTLALKTHIGMSIETWRYFAGWCDKIQGSTIPITHARPNRNLTFTRKEPIGVCGLVTPWNYPLMMLSWKMAACLAAGNTVVMKPAQTSPLTALKFAELTIRAGFPPGVINIVPGSGTEAGAAICEHPLVRKLGFTGSTQVGQSVMSCCAKSNLKKVSLELGGKSPLVIFEDTDLQQAVKIGMSSVFFNKGENCIAAGRLFVEETIHDEFVKKVVEETKKISIGNPLDRSTAHGPQNHEAHMNKLLNYVKRGVQEGAKLVYGGKRLNRPGWYFEPTIFIDVKDDMYIANEESFGPIMVISKFSSKNMDEMIARANNTEYGLASGILTKDISKALKFAEKIEAGTVFINTYNKTDVAAPFGGFKMSGFGKDLGQEALNEYLKTKTVTIEY; this is translated from the exons aTGGCAATGGCACAACTGAAAGTGGCTATAATTGGCCAGAGCCCCTTCGCAGCCGAGGTCTACAAGCTCTTGAAGCAAAATGGTCATCAGATCACAGGAGTCTTCACCATTCCCGACAAGGCTAATCGGGAGGATCCTCTAG CGACGGCAGCAAATGCTGATAATACTCCAGTCTTCAAGATCAAGTCTTGGAGAAGCAAAGGCATGCCTTTGCCGGAAATTTTAGAAATGTATAAAGGAATCGAAGTCGACCTAAATGTTCTTCCATTCTGCAGTCAATTCATCCCCATGGAGGTCATCAATCATCCTCGTCATCGCAGCATATGCTACCATCCATCGATACTGCCGCGACATCGGGGAGCTAGTGCTATTAGTTG GACGTTGATAGAAGGAGATGATATTGCAGGATTCTCCATTTTCTGGCCGGACAATGGCCTTGATACAGGGCCAATTTTACTCCAGAGATCGTGCAAAATAAAGCCTAATGATACTCTGGACTCTTTGTACAAAAACTACCTGTATCCTGAAGGTATCAAGGCCATGGCGGAGGCTGTAGATCTTGTGGCCAAAGGAACCGCTCCAATGATCCCCCAAATAGAAGAAAGAGCCACTTATGATCCCATGTTGAAAAAAAAGGAACTTCAAAAAATAGACTGGACCAAACCTGCTAAGAAAGTTCATGACTTCATTCGTGGCTTGGATAGCACTCCAGGTGCGTGGACAACTATCGACGGCCAAGAAGTTCGTCTGTTTGGATCTACCTTGTGGACTGATGATAAATTACCTGAAGACAGGATTGCATTACAAGTAGAAGATAGGCTAGGCTACATGCACGAAAATGGACTGCTAATTAAGGCTATTGATAATCAATTTATCAACGTGAAGAGGATGAAGGTTGGGAATAAAACCATTGTCGCCAACAAATTCGGTCAACAGAGTGAAAAAATTACGCTCGAGTTCACCGAAGAAGAGCAGAAGAACGTAGAAACCTTAAAGAGTATTTGGGAGAATATCCTGAAGACGGATGTTGACGAGGATACTGACTTCTTTGCCTGCG GAGCAGGAAGTATGGACGTTGTGAGGCTGGTAGAGGAGGTCAAAGACAATCTGAAAGTGACTTTGCAGAATGTCGATGTCTTCATGGCTCCAGTGTTCATTGAGTTTGCTAACATGGTAATTCTTGTAGCTAGAGGTATCTCTGCTTCCAAAGAGATCAAGTATGATGCCGTGGAAATACAAGCAAACAACATGGTCTTGAAGTTTCCTAGACAATTGTTCATAAATGGAGAATTCGTGAATGGTAGTCAAGAGCCTTTAGACACGGTTAATCCTCATGATGAGAGTGTTATCTGTTCGGTTGAAACAGCTTCTGTGGAGGATGTGAACAAGGCAGTTAAAGCTGCCAAAAAGGCTTTTGAAGAAGGGGAATGGAGCAAGATTAGCGCCAGGGAGCGTGGAGCTCTTctttttaa ATTAGCAGATCTAATGGAGGAACATAAGGAAGAACTAGCTACCATTGAAAGTATAGACTCCGGTGCAGTATATACTTTGGCTCTGAAAACCCATATAGGAATGTCCATAGAGACCTGGAGGTACTTTGCTGGCTGGTGTGACAAAATCCAAGGCTCCACCATACCAATAACTCATGCCAGGCCAAATCGCAACTTAACATTCACGAGAAAGGAGCCCATTGGTGTCTGTGGTCTAGTTACTCCTTGGAATTACCCTCTCATGATGCTCTCCTGGAAAATGGCAGCTTGCCTGGCAGCAGGCAATACTGTAGTAATGAAACCAGCTCAAACTTCACCTTTAACAGCTTTGAAATTCGCAGAGCTAACTATAAGAGCTGGTTTCCCACCTGGAGTTATTAATATTGTACCAGGGAGTGGTACTGAAGCTGGAGCCGCTATCTGTGAACATCCTTTGGTCAGAAAACTAGGCTTCACTGGGTCTACACAGGTTGGACAGTCCGTAATGAGCTGTTGTGCTAAAAGTAACTTGAAAAAAGTATCTTTAGAACTAGGTGGAAAGAGTCCTCTAGTTATCTTTGAAGATACTGATCTTCAACAGGCAGTTAAAATTGGAATGAGCAGTGTGTTTTTCAACAAGGGAGAAAATTGTATAGCTGCTG GTCGGCTATTTGTGGAAGAGACAATTCATGACGAATTTGTGAAGAAGGTAGTGGAGGAGACTAAGAAGATCTCCATAGGAAATCCTCTAGATAGAAGCACCGCCCATGGACCACAGAATCACGAAGCACATATGAATAAGCTTTTAAACTATGTGAAACGTGGAGTTCAAGAAGGAGCTAAACTAGTTTATGGTGGAAAGAGATTAAACCGCCCAGGCTGGTATTTTGAGCCAACTATCTTCATAGATGTCAAGGACGACATGTACATAGCAAACGAAGAATCTTTCGGTCCTATCATGGTGATCTCCAAGTTCAGCTCGAAGAACATGGATGAAATGATTGCTAGGGCCAATAATACAGAGTACGGATTGGCTTCAGGTATCTTAACAAAGGATATCAGCAAGGCTCTAAAATTTGCTGAGAAAATAGAAGCTGGGACAGTGTTTATCAATACATATAATAAGACAGATGTGGCTGCACCTTTTGGTGGTTTCAAAATGTCTGGTTTTGGCAAGGACCTGGGTCAAGAAGCTTTGAACGAATACTTAAAAACGAAGACCGTTACTATAGAATATTAG